The following are encoded together in the Culex pipiens pallens isolate TS chromosome 1, TS_CPP_V2, whole genome shotgun sequence genome:
- the LOC120428705 gene encoding serine/threonine-protein phosphatase 5, whose amino-acid sequence MSSSAATAPAPPTTDETPVVTTTAPPPLEPADKERAEDLKNQANECFKNKDYENAVRLYTDALGVDGNSAIYYANRSFAYLRQEAFGYALNDAVQAIKCNPAYLKGYYRRAGAHMALGKFKLALQDLEFVAKRCPNDKDAQMKYSECKKIVTKMAFERAIAVDKVEKSLMEMCRDLESATIEADYEGPKLEDGKVTLDFMKHLMEWYKNEKKLHKNFAYRILCDVEALFKKQPSLVDITVPADCKFTVCGDIHGQFYDLLNIFEINGLPSETNPYLFNGDFVDRGSFSVECIFTLFGFKLLYPNHFFLSRGNHESVNMNQMYGFTGEVVAKYSQTMSEMFTIVYNWLPLCHCINQKILVMHGGLFSKDGVALDDLRTIDRNRQPPEEGLMCELLWSDPQPQNGRSPSKRGVGIQFGPDVTKAFLEHNKLDYVIRSHEVKDEGYEVAHDGKCITVFSAPNYCDAMGNLGAFINITGSDLTPQYKTYAAVPHPKVKPMAYASSLSMLA is encoded by the exons ATAAGGATTACGAGAATGCGGTCCGGTTGTACACGGATGCGCTCGGCGTGGACGGCAACAGTGCGATCTACTACGCGAACCGGAGCTTTGCGTACCTGCGGCAGGAGGCGTTTGGGTACGCGTTGAACGATGCTGTCCAGGCGATCAAGTGCAATCCGGCGTACTTGAAGGGTTACTACCGGAGGGCGGGTGCCCACATGGCGCTGGGGAAGTTTAAGCTGGCTCTGCAGGACCTGGAGTTTGTGGCGAAGCGGTGTCCGAACGATAAGGATGCGCAGATGAAGTACAGCGAGTGCAAGAAGATCGTCACGAAGATGGCCTTCGAGCGGGCGATTGCCGTGGACAAGGTCGAGAAGAGTCTGATGGAGATGTGCAGGGACTTGGAATCGGCGACGATTGAGGCTGACTACGAGGGACCGAAGCTGGAGGACGGCAAGGTGACGCTGGACTTTATGAAACATCTGATGGAGTGGTACAAGAATGAGAAGAAGCTTCACAAAAACTTTGCGTACAGGATTCTGTGCGACGTGGAGGCCCTATTCAAGAAGCAACCCTCACTGGTGGACATTACTGTGCCGGCGGATTGCAAGTTCACCGTGTGCGGTGACATTCACGGCCAATTTTACGATTTGCTCAACATTTTCGAGATCAACGGACTGCCCTCGGAGACGAATCCGTACCTGTTCAACGGAGACTTTGTCGACCGGGGATCGTTCTCGGTGGAGTGCATCTTTACGTTGTTTGGCTTCAAGCTGCTTTACCCGAACCACTTTTTCCTGTCGCGCGGAAATCACGAGTCGGTCAACATGAACCAGATGTACGGCTTTACCGGTGAAGTCGTGGCCAAATACTCCCAAACCATGTCGGAGATGTTTACGATCGTGTACAACTGGCTGCCGCTCTGCCACTGCATCAACCAGAAGATTCTCGTCATGCACGGTGGCCTGTTCTCGAAGGACGGAGTCGCGTTGGACGACCTGCGCACGATCGACCGCAACCGGCAACCGCCGGAGGAGGGCCTGATGTGCGAGCTGCTGTGGTCCGACCCGCAGCCCCAGAACGGCCGATCGCCGTCCAAACGCGGAGTCGGCATCCAGTTCGGACCGGACGTGACGAAGGCCTTCCTGGAGCACAACAAACTCGACTACGTCATCCGAAGCCACGAGGTCAAGGACGAAGGCTACGAGGTGGCCCACGACGGCAAGTGCATTACGGTCTTTTCCGCGCCCAACTATTG CGACGCCATGGGCAACTTGGGTGCGTTCATCAACATCACCGGCAGCGACCTGACGCCGCAGTACAAGACGTACGCTGCAGTT CCACATCCCAAAGTCAAACCGATGGCGTACGCCAGCTCGCTAAGCATGCTTGCGTAG
- the LOC120428717 gene encoding leucine-rich repeat-containing protein 74B-like, with protein sequence METTEKINSKERINPEPPDVTVSEPQESPLDVTDSDESPPDAVALDLPPEPIRLRICPFRGADSQSTIVDESEEFPEPVDPWKRLAEDRERDRKRSFVELYLTECRKYGVTPLGYVRDVLGRVDAGPPEVVEVDLNRFGLSNLQTQIVLDCLAVACPDRLALVDLRYNLLMSVPMAEAVANLLQASQNIRELDLSHNRLSDDQVVAILAKALSTSSVWRLNLARCHISDAGGAVLFGELVLSEVREVDVSWNRLEHRSGVAAGSFLAGCPTVEVLNLEGNLLYVEKESIVPLLKQLTKNEGLKSLNLAWNALRGPLFGQALFKALTTCKLEVINLEMNCMRSEEAAFLLKILRKGESLREIYLGGNFFGEDDLKELVKFFGRNPNLKVLSLGRYQFVNKIAGRLSRRFMNRDPSKTISYQGVLMANPPRPVDVPEMLLDRCRFLGFKPKKKKLKRDLGHLMLQLQQLESAPLERDAFVAAVKKFRIKLDRPLLEALMDAFPTGKRQVDGAAMAVKYLGKYPTEPPPPKVKKAKKKKGKKGKKKKF encoded by the exons atggaaacaaccgaaaaaatcaattcaaaggaACGTATCAATCCGGAACCACCAGATGTCACCGTTAGCGAACCGCAAGAATCTCCGCTAGATGTCACCGACAGCGACGAATCGCCACCAGATGCCGTTGCGCTCGATCTTCCCCCAGAACCTATTCGGTTGCGCATCTGCCCGTTCCGTGGGGCCGACTCGCAGTCCACGATCGTGGACGAGTCGGAGGAGTTTCCGGAACCGGTCGACCCGTGGAAGCGGCTCGCCGAAGACCGCGAACGGGACCGCAAGCGCAGCTTCGTGGAGCTTTACCTTACCGAGTGTCGCAAGTACGGGGTCACTCCGCTAGGGTACGTGCGGGACGTGCTGGGTCGGGTCGATGCGGGCCCGCCGGAAGTGGTCGAGGTCGATTTGAAT CGCTTCGGGCTTAGCAATCTCCAGACGCAGATCGTGCTGGACTGTTTGGCGGTAGCATGTCCGGATCGGTTGGCGCTGGTGGATTTGAGGTATAACCTGTTGATGAGCGTTCCGATGGCGGAAGCGGTGGCGAATTTGCTTCAGGCGTCGCAGAACATCCGGGAGTTGGATCTGTCGCATAATCGGTTGAGCGACGATCAGGTCGTGGCGATTTTGGCCAAGGCTCTGTCGACTTCGAGCGTTTGGAGGTTGAACCTGGCTCGGTGTCATATTAGCGATGCTGGAGGAGCGGTATTGTTTGGGGAGTTGGTGCTGTCGGAAGTCCGGGAAGTAGACGTCAGTTGGAACCGGTTGGAGCATCGGAGTGGGGTCGCTGCAGGGTCGTTCCTGGCGGGATGCCCGACGGTTGAGGTCTTAAACTTGGAGGGGAACCTGTTGTATGTGGAGAAGGAGAGCATCGTTCCGTTGTTGAAGCAGTTGACCAAGAACGAGGGACTGAAGAGTCTGAATCTGGCCTGGAACGCCCTCCGAGGTCCATTGTTTGGGCAGGCACTGTTCAAGGCATTGACGACCTGTAAGTTGGAGGTGATCAACCTCGAGATGAACTGTATGCGATCGGAAGAAGCTGCGTTTCTGTTGAAGATCCTCAGAAAGGGCGAATCGCTGCGCGAGATCTACCTCGGTGGAAACTTCTTCGGCGAAGACGATCTCAAGGAACTGGTCAAGTTCTTTGGCAGGAATCCCAACTTGAAGGTTCTATCGCTGGGACGGTATCAGTTCGTGAACAAGATCGCTGGAAGG CTCTCCCGCCGCTTCATGAACCGCGATCCGTCCAAAACGATCAGCTACCAGGGCGTCCTGATGGCGAACCCACCCCGCCCGGTAGACGTTCCGGAGATGCTGCTCGATCGGTGCCGCTTCCTGGGCTTCAAGCCGAAAAAGAAGAAGCTCAAGCGCGACCTGGGTCATCTGATGCTGCAGCTGCAACAGCTGGAGAGTGCCCCGCTCGAGCGGGATGCCTTCGTCGCGGCGGTGAAAAAGTTCCGTATCAAACTGGATCGGCCGCTGCTGGAGGCGCTGATGGATGCGTTTCCGACCGGGAAGAGACAGGTCGACGGAGCGGCCATGGCCGTCAAGTACTTGGGCAAATATCCGACGGAACCGCCACCGCCGAAGGTGAAGAAGGCTAAGAAAAAGAAGGGGAAGAagggaaaaaagaaaaagttttga
- the LOC120428708 gene encoding serine palmitoyltransferase small subunit B, which produces MLDSIKKSISSLYLLYELNTCIYMLDPWEKKFINGVILGILALLGFSSYVYLPGYTRKLINAFLPATGSEHHLHLEQLQSSGQMDFGVN; this is translated from the exons ATGTtggattcaattaaaaaatcaatttcttccCTGTATTTGCTCTACGAGCTAAACACCTGCATTTACATGCTGGATCCGTGGGAGAAAAAGTTCATTA ATGGAGTGATACTCGGCATTCTAGCCCTCCTAGGATTCTCCAGCTATGTGTACCTGCCCGGTTACACCCGGAAGCTGATCAACGCGTTCTTGCCCGCAACCGGAAGTGAGCACCATCTGCACTTGGAGCAGCTCCAGAGTTCGGGCCAGATGGACTTTGGAGTAAACTGA